The proteins below are encoded in one region of Drosophila santomea strain STO CAGO 1482 chromosome 3R, Prin_Dsan_1.1, whole genome shotgun sequence:
- the LOC120453079 gene encoding protein sel-1 homolog 1, giving the protein MKANSWMCLLALLLAWQLRAEELQGPNTEATGNSLGSATATGTGTGTGLGTGTATPTLPNEPSTQAEAEEVTTAESESRVPSESNERKSAKPKESTEFAPRTKVMPAYLLDHLWNESLMKQEKLKAEIKRIEAKRQPTEALELTPEQIEAQTVYDNAMDMLAKPSTDKRVAFVLLKKAAALNHLKARAELAWAVLLGHWMDFDFNHAADEFESLANEGVPEAHMGLGFLYSAGVGGKNVSQPLALIHYNLAAAGDNTLAQMAMGYRYLYGINVPISCEKALIQYKRVAKKVASKITFANGPVVHRVRLLDDLENPGSPETEIVDYYKLLADKGDIQSQVGLGQLYYQGGKVTQQDHQKALEYFSLAATAGNAVGFAFLGKLYLEGSDQIKADNDAAFKYFSKAAEMGDPVGQSGLGLMYLKGLGVPKDSIKALSYFTQAADQGWVDGQLQLGNMYFTGDGVKTDYKLAFKYYNLATQSGHVLAYYNLGVMNAYGMGMLRSCPAAVEFFKTVSERGRWSSRLMHAYSDYKENRIDKAYMQYSLMAEVGYEVAQSNAAFLLDRKEVHVFNDRHEDLIRAFYYWKRAAGQGYSAAQVKLGDYYYYGWGTSEDFETAAALYRKASEQQYNAQAMFNLGYMHEQGLGMKKDWHLAKRLYDLAAETNSDAKVPVAIALFKLQMLATIESIKESPYRFIFYMDENIAANWDLYMITVLTLLLGIIMYMRRPFQQPDLPAQQPAADDIAAAPVNLAPVGAEAAAVAGVVEGVAGVGATPVATASSHAAVATSSSTETSATTASSADAASQGGSGTTSAAPDGANTLDPTG; this is encoded by the exons ATGAAGGCCAACAGTTGGATGTGCCTGCTGGCACTGCTCCTCGCCTGGCAGCTGCGGGCGGAGGAGCTCCAAGGGCCCAACACTGAAGCCACTGGCAACAGTCTGGGCTCTGCCACGGCCACAGGTACGGGTACTGGAACAGGCTTGGGCACGGGGACAGCCACGCCAACACTGCCCAATGAGCCCTCCACCCAGGCGGAGGCCGAGGAGGTGACCACGGCGGAGTCAGAGTCACGGGTTCCGTCGGAAAGTAACGAACGCAAGTCAGCCAAGCCCAAGGAGTCCACGGAATTTGCTCCCAGGACGAAGGTCATGCCGGCATACCTGCTCGATCACCTGTGGAACGAAAGTCTGATGAAGCAGGAAAAGCTAAAAGCTGAGATCAAACGCATCGAAGCCAAACGCCAGCCAACTGAAGCGTTAGAGCTTACCCCAGAGCAGATAGAAG CTCAAACCGTGTACGACAACGCCATGGACATGTTGGCCAAGCCAAGCACGGATAAACGGGTAGCCTTCGTTCTGCTTAAGAAGGCTGCTGCCTTAAATCACCTCAAGGCTAGGGCGGAACTAGCCTGGGCCGTCCTACTGGGTCACTGGATGGACTTTGATTTCAACCATGCTGCCGATGAGTTTGAGAGTCTGGCCAACGAAGGTGTCCCAGAGGCACACATGGGTCTGGGATTCCTTTATTCGGCTGGCGTTGGCGGTAAAAATGTAAGCCAGCCCCTGGCACTGATCCACTATAACCTGGCTGCCGCCGGTGATAATACTCTGGCCCAAATGGCCATGGGTTATCGCTATCTGTATGGCATCAATGTGCCCATTAGCTGTGAGAAGGCACTGATCCAGTACAAGCGAGTAGCCAAGAAAGTGGCTTCCAAAATAACCTTCGCCAATGGGCCGGTTGTTCATCGGGTGAGACTGCTGGACGACCTAGAGAATCCCGGCAGTCCTGAAACTGAGATTGTCGACTATTACAAACTTCTGGCCGACAAAGGCGACATTCAGTCTCAGGTGGGATTGGGTCAGTTGTATTACCAGGGCGGCAAGGTCACCCAGCAGGATCACCAAAAGGCTTTGGAATATTTCTCACTGGCCGCCACTGCGGGTAATGCAGTTGGCTTCGCGTTTTTGGGCAAGCTTTATCTGGAAGGAAGTGATCAAATCAAGGCCGATAATGATGCAGCATTTAAG taCTTCTCCAAGGCCGCTGAAATGGGGGATCCAGTCGGCCAAAGCGGACTGGGCCTCATGTATCTGAAGGGATTAGGGGTGCCCAAGGACTCCATCAAGGCTTTATCCTATTTCACTCAGGCGGCTGATCAAGGTTGGGTTGATGGGCAACTGCAGCTAGGCAATATGTATTTCA CTGGCGATGGCGTTAAAACCGATTACAAGCTAGCTTTTAAGTACTACAATTTGGCCACTCAATCAGGTCATGTGTTAGCCTATTACAATCTGGGAGTTATGAATGCCTACGGTATGGGAATGCTGCGTTCATGTCCAGCAGCGGTAGAA TTCTTCAAGACCGTGTCAGAGCGTGGACGTTGGAGCAGCCGATTGATGCACGCCTATAGCGACTATAAAGAGAACCGTATCGACAAAGCCTACATGCAGTACTCGTTGATGGCCGAAGTGGGCTATGAGGTGGCTCAAAGTAATGCCGCCTTTTTACTAGACCGCAAGGAGGTGCATGTGTTTAACGATCGCCACGAAGATCTGATTCGTGCCTTCTATTACTGGAAACGGGCAGCCGGACAGGGCTACTCTGCGGCTCAAGTCAAGCTGGGCGATTACTATTACTACGGTTGGGGAACTTCGGAGGACTTCGAAACCGCCGCTGCCCTTTACAG GAAAGCCTCAGAGCAGCAATATAATGCCCAAGCCATGTTTAATTTGGGTTACATGCACGAGCAAGGGCTCGGAATGAAGAAGGACTGGCATCTGGCAAAGAGACTATACGATTTGGCTGCCGAAACCAATTCGGACGCCAAAGTGCCTGTGGCCATTGCGCTTTTTAAGCTACAAATGCTCGCCACGATTGAATCAATCAAGGAG TCACCTTATAGGTTTATCTTTTACATGGATGAAAACATTGCTGCCAATTGGGACTTGTACATGATCACGGTTCTGACTCTCCTGTTGGGCATCATCATGTATATGAGGCGCCCATTCCAGCAGCCGGATCTGCCGGCACAACAGCCAGCTGCAGATGACATTGCTGCTGCGCCAGTTAACCTGGCTCCGGTTGGCGCGGAAGCAGCTGCTGTCGCCGGAGTGGTCGAAGGTGTCGCTGGAGTGGGAGCCACACCTGTTGCCACAGCTTCATCTCACGCAGCTGTGGCCACGTCCTCCTCTACGGAAACCTCAGCAACCACTGCGTCCAGTGCCGATGCAGCGTCGCAAGGGGGAAGTGGCACGACATCAGCGGCGCCGGATGGCGCTAACACACTCGATCCCACTGGTTAG
- the LOC120453078 gene encoding 3-hydroxy-3-methylglutaryl-coenzyme A reductase — MIGRLFRAHGEFCASHPWEVIVALLTITACMLTVDKNNTLDASSGLGTATASAAAAGVSGSGAGSAASGAIPPPTMGSSATSSRHRPCHGWSQSCDGLEAEYNAADVILMTIVRCTAVLYCYYQFCSLHRLGSKYVLGIAGLFTVFSSFIFTTAIIKFLGSDISELKDALFFLLLVIDLSNSGRLAQLALSGSNQAEVTQNIARGLELLGPAISLDTIVEVLLVGVGTLSGVQRLEVLCMFAVLSVLVNYVVFMTFYPACLSLIFDLSRSGVDMSVVREKAKGSLLLKSLTEEEQKANPVLQRVKLIMTTGLMAVHIYSRVAFSGSDYDAVDKTLSPTLSLNVSNNRTESGEIADIIIKWLTMSADHIVISIVLIALVVKFICFDNRDPLPDQLRQSGPVAIAAKASQTTPIDEEQDVKENDAEIPAAGRKLLFTIEDQSSANASTQTELLPLRHRLVGPIRPPRPIQECLDILNSTEDGSGPASLSDEEIVSIVHAGGTHCPLYKIESVLDDPERGVRIRRQIIASRAKMAVGRLDVLPYEHFDYRKVLNACCENVLGYVPIPVGYAGPLLLDGETYYVPMATTEGALVASTNRGCKALSVRGVRSVVEDVGMTRAPCVRFPSVARAAEAKSWIENDVNYQVVKTEFDSTSRFGRLKDCHIAMDGPQLYIRFVAITGDAMGMNMVSKGAEMALRRIKRQFPDMQIISLSGNFCCDKKPAAINWIKGRGKRVVTECTIPAATLRSVLKTDAKTLVECNKLKNMGGSAMAGSIGGNNAHAANMVTAVFLATGQDPAQNVTSSNCSTAMECWAENSEDLYMTCTMPSLEVGTVGGGTGLPGQSACLEMLGVRGANATRPGDNAKKLAQIVCATVMAGELSLMAALVNSDLVKSHMRHNRSSVAVSSANNPLNVTVSSCSTIS; from the exons ATGATAGGACGTTTGTTTCGCGCCCACGGCGAGTTCTGCGCCTCGCATCCCTGGGAGGTCATCGTGGCCCTGCTGACCATCACGGCCTGCATGCTCACGGTGGACAAGAACAACACCCTGGATGCGAGTAGCGGATTGGGCACAGCCACCGCatccgctgccgccgccggTGTTTCCGGCTCTGGAGCTGGATCTGCAGCAAGTGGTGCCATACCGCCACCAACCATGGGCAGTTCGGCCACCTCCAGTCGGCACAGGCCGTGTCACGGATGGAGCCAATCGTGTGATGGCCTGGAGGCCGAGTACAATGCAGCCGACGTTATCCTGATGACCATCGTGCGCTGCACGGCCGTATTGTACTGCTACTACCAGTTCTGCAGCCTCCATCGCCTGGGATCCAAATATGTGCTGG GCATCGCCGGCCTCTTCACGGTCTTCTCCAGCTTCATCTTCACGACGGCCATCATCAAGTTCCTGGGCAGCGACATCTCCGAACTGAA GGACGCCCTGTTCTTCCTGCTGCTGGTCATCGACCTGTCCAACTCTGGCCGTCTGGCGCAGCTGGCGCTATCGGGCAGTAACCAAGCGGAGGTGACGCAGAACATTGCACGGGGACTGGAGCTCCTGGGACCAGCCATATCCCTGGACACAATTGTGgaggtgctgctggtgggcgtgggcaCACTGTCGGGTGTACAGCGCCTGGAGGTGCTCTGCATGTTTGCCGTGCTCTCGGTGCTGGTCAACTATGTGGTCTTCATGACCTTCTATCCCGCCTGCCTGTCGCTGATCTTCGATCTGTCCCGCTCCGGCGTCGATATGTCTGTGGTGCGTGAGAAGGCGAAGGGCTCGCTGCTCCTCAAGTCGCTAACCGAGGAGGAGCAAAAGGCCAATCCCGTGCTGCAGCGCGTCAAGCTGATCATGACCACCGGGCTGATGGCGGTGCACATCTACAGCCGGGTGGCTTTCTCCGGCAGCGACTACGATGCCGTGGACAAGACCCTGTCACCCACGCTCAGTCTGAATGTGAGCAATAATCGCACGGAATCGGGCGAAATCGCCGACATTATCATCAA GTGGCTGACCATGAGTGCCGATCACATAGTAATCTCAATTGTACTCATCGCATTGGTAGTTAAGTTTATTTGCTTTGACAATCGTGATCCTCTGCCGGATCAGCTGCGTCAATCAGGTCCAGTGGCCATCGCCGCCAAGGCTTCACAAACCACACCAATTGACGAGGAACAGGATGTAAAGGAAAATGATGCGGAGATTCCAGCTGCAGGCCGCAAACTATTATTTACCATTGAAGATCAGAGTTCGGCCAATGCGTCAACGCAGACGGAGCTGCTGCCTCTGCGCCACCGACTGGTGGGTCCAATAAGGCCACCACGCCCAATTCAGGAATGCCTTGATATACTGAACTCCACGGAAGATGGCAGTGGACCAGCGTCCTTGAGTGACGAGGAGATTGTGTCCATTGTCCATGCCGGTGGCACTCACTGCCCACTCTACAAAATCGAATCCGTACTGGATGACCCCGAGCGGGGTGTACGAATCCGCCGACAGATCATCGCCAGTCGTGCCAAAATGGCGGTCGGCCGTCTGGATGTCTTGCCTTATGAACACTTTGACTACCGCAAAGTGCTGAACGCCTGCTGTGAGAACGTTCTGGGCTACGTTCCCATTCCCGTCGGCTACGCAGGACCCCTGCTGTTAGACGGCGAGACCTACTACGTGCCCATGGCCACCACCGAAGGTGCTTTAGTGGCATCCACGAATCGTGGCTGCAAAGCGCTCTCCGTACGTGGTGTTCGATCTGTCGTGGAGGACGTGGGCATGACCCGGGCGCCGTGTGTGAGATTTCCCAGCGTTGCTCGCGCGGCCGAGGCAAAATCTTGGATCGAAAACGACGTAAACTACCAGGTGGTGAAAACTGAGTTCGATTCTACGTCGCGCTTTGGCCGTCTCAAGGACTGCCACATTGCCATGGATGGGCCACAGCTGTATATTCGTTTTGTGGCCATTACCGGCGACGCCATGGGCATGAACATGGTGTCCAAGGGCGCTGAGATGGCCTTGCGTCGAATTAAACGCCAGTTTCCCGACATGCAGATCATTTCGCTGAGTGGCAACTTCTGCTGCGACAAGAAACCGGCGGCCATCAACTGGATTAAGGGACGTGGCAAGCGTGTGGTCACCGAGTGTACCATTCCGGCAGCCACGCTGCGTTCCGTGCTGAAAACGGATGCCAAGACACTGGTCGAGTGTAACAAGCTGAAGAATATGGGAGGCAGCGCCATGGCCGGTAGCATTGGTGGCAACAATGCTCATGCCGCCAATATGGTGACCGCTGTCTTTTTGGCCACAGGACAGGATCCCGCCCAGAATGTAACCTCGAGCAACTGCTCCACTGCCATGGAGTGCTGGGCGGAGAACAGCGAGGACCTTTACATGACCTGCACAATGCCTTCGCTGGAGGTGGGAACTGTGGGCGGCGGAACCGGTTTGCCAGGACAGAGCGCATGCCTGGAAATGCTTGGTGTCCGCGGAGCGAACGCCACCCGGCCAGGAGACAACGCCAAGAAGCTGGCACAGATCGTCTGCGCCACGGTTATGGCCGGTGAATTGAGCCTGATGGCGGCGTTGGTCAATAGCGATCTAGTCAAGAGTCACATGCGTCACAATCG TTCCTCCGTCGCCGTGAGCAGCGCAAACAATCCTCTCAACGTGACCGTGTCCAGCTGCAGCACCATCAGCTAA
- the LOC120453080 gene encoding ran-binding protein 3, whose translation MSENNEASVETNCFRGGFTLKASRLGGAVLRPAVLANSSGSNNSSTSPAAGEDSALLNNPFLRESKDEEDDDEVVASGSAAAESTGDKEDDEVDERPDPLTKLRSNGIERSSMFAAAKNNMPHVQSSGFVFGQNVHERVVAPNAEQVTAEPDADTAGSSGSAQEAATSSTAATSSSAPLLFSSVIQNAAQTTETSEAAASSSICSSSNNNKESAEAKSLTDVAREYEESRAQKRKYEEVETFTGEEDEINIIDVSCKLFAFLNSNWEERGRGSLRLNDAKDGRGNSRVVFRTSGNLRLLLNTKVWAAMVAERASQKSLRLTAIDNSGVVKIFLAMGRPADIAQLHKALSERIAKRKVSHPEECSVEEAKNGVASEAAASLQPESTTHDDDDEDAAPGPSGAISAEADSYGPSPKKLIVQPDSSADVRVPPVEEGDEDADAEAEAKESTDQN comes from the exons ATGTCCGAAAATAATG AAGCGTCAGTCGAAACTAACTGTTTCCGAGGTGGCTTCACCCTGAAGGCTTCGCGCCTGGGCGGTGCTGTTCTGCGCCCAGCAGTGCTGGCCAACAGCAGCGGCTCCAACAATAGTTCCACATCCCCGGCCGCTGGGGAAGACAGCGCCCTGCTGAATAATCCGTTTCTGCGCGAGTCCAAGGACGAGGAGGATGACGACGAGGTGGTCGCCAGCGGATCTGCGGCAGCCGAGTCCACTGGCGACAAGGAGGACGACGAGGTGGACGAGCGGCCGGATCCGCTGACCAAGCTGCGCAGCAATGGCATTGAGCGCTCCAGCATGTTTGCCGCAGCCAAGAACAATATGCCTCATGTCCAGTCCAGCGGCTTCGTCTTCGGCCAGAATGTGCATGAGCGTGTGGTGGCCCCCAATGCTGAACAGGTCACCGCTGAACCGGACGCAGACACGGCGGGCAGCTCGGGATCAGCCCAGGAGGCTgccacctcctccaccgcTGCTACGTCGTCCTCGGCGCCATTGCTCTTCTCAAGCGTCATTCAGAACGCTGCCCAGACCACAGAGACCAGCGAGGCCGCTGCCTCGTCATccatttgcagcagcagcaataacaacaaggAGTCCGCCGAGGCCAAGAGCCTGACGGATGTGGCCCGGGAGTACGAGGAGAGCCGTGCTCAGAAGCGCAAATACGAGGAGGTTGAAACCTTCACCGGCGAGGAGGATGAGATCAACATTATCGACGTGAGCTGCAAGCTATTCGCCTTTCTAAACAGCAACTGGGAGGAGCGTGGTCGCGGCAGTCTGCGCTTAAACGACGCCAAGGACGGAAGGGGCAACTCGCGCGTGGTGTTCCGCACATCTGGCAATCTGCGCCTGCTGCTCAACACCAAAGTTTGGGCCGCCATGGTGGCGGAGCGGGCCAGCCAAAAGTCCCTACGTCTAACGGCCATCGACAACTCTGGCGTTGTCAAGATCTTCCTGGCCATGGGCCGACCGGCGGACATTGCCCAGCTACACAAGGCGCTCAGCGAACGGATTGCCAAGCGCAAGGTCTCACATCCCGAGGAGTGTTCCGTTGAGGAGGCGAAAAACGGCGTCGCCTCTGAGGCAGCGGCTAGCTTGCAGCCGGAGTCGACGACTcacgatgacgatgatgaggatgCTGCTCCCGGACCGTCGGGTGCCATTTCAGCTGAGGCGGACAGCTACGGTCCGAGTCCCAAGAAATTGATCGTCCAGCCCGATAGCAGCGCCGATGTACGTGTGCCGCCCGTTGAGGAGGGTGACGAGGATGCCGATGCCGAGGCCGAGGCCAAGGAGTCAACCGATCAGAATTAA
- the LOC120453081 gene encoding 26S proteasome regulatory subunit 6A-B codes for MAQTLEDKSIWEDGEESLGEEVMRMSTDEIVSRTRLMDNEIKIMKSEVIRITHEIQAQNEKIKDNTEKIKVNKTLPYLVSNVIELLDVDPQEEEDDGSVTVLDNQRKGKCAVIKTSTRQAYFLPVIGLVDAEKLKPGDLVGVNKDSYLILETLPAEYDARVKAMEVDERPTEQYSDIGGLDKQIQELIEAVVLPMTHKEKFKNLGIHPPKGVLLYGPPGTGKTLLARACAAQTKSTFLKLAGPQLVQMFIGDGAKLVRDAFALAKEKAPAIIFIDELDAIGTKRFDSEKAGDREVQRTMLELLNQLDGFSSTADIKVIAATNRVDILDPALLRSGRLDRKIEFPHPNEEARARIMQIHSRKMNVSNDVNFEELSRSTDDFNGAQCKAVCVEAGMIALRRSANSVTHEDFMDAIMEVQAKKKANLNYYA; via the exons ATGGCTCAGACTCTGGAGGATAAATCAATTTGGGAGGACGGCGAGGAGTCGCTGGGCGAGGAGGTGATGCGTATGTCTACCGATGAGATTGTGAGCAGGACTCGCCTGATGGACAACGAAATCAAGATCATGAAGAGCGAGGTGATACGCATAACCCACGAGATTCAGGCGCAAAATGAAAAGATCAAGGACAACACCGAAAAGATCAAG GTCAACAAGACGCTGCCCTACCTGGTGTCCAATGTAATAGAGCTGCTGGATGTGGATCcacaggaggaggaggacgatgGCTCCGTCACTGTTCTGGATAACCAGCGAAAGGGCAAGTGCGCCGTTATCAAAACATCCACTCGACAGGCGTATTTCCTGCCCGTCATCGGCCTGGTTGATGCCGAAAAACTGAAGCCAGGTGATCTGGTCGGAGTCAACAAAGACTCCTACTTGATTCTGGAAACCCTTCCGGCTGAGTACGATGCCCGCGTCAAGGCCATGGAGGTGGACGAGCGACCCACAGAGCAATACTCCGACATTGGAGGCTTGGACAAGCAGATACAGGAGCTCATCGAGGCAGTGGTGCTGCCCATGACGCACAAGGAGAAGTTCAAAAACCTTGGCATTCACCCACCCAAAG GTGTACTTTTGTACGGCCCCCCTGGAACTGGCAAAACTTTGCTGGCCCGTGCCTGCGCCGCTCAGACAAAGTCCACCTTCCTCAAGCTGGCAGGTCCCCAGCTGGTGCAAATGTTTATTGGTGATGGTGCCAAGCTGGTGCGCGATGCCTTCGCCTTGGCCAAGGAGAAGGCGCCTGCTATTATCTTCATTGACGAGTTGGACGCCATTGGCACAAAGCGTTTCGATTCGGAGAAGGCCGGTGACCGTGAGGTCCAGCGAACTATGTTGGAGCTGCTTAATCAGCTCGACGGTTTCAGTTCTACTGCAGATATTAAGGTGATTGCGGCCACCAATCGCGTAGACATTCTGGATCCTGCTCTGCTGCGCTCTGGTCGTCTGGATCGTAAGATCGAGTTCCCACATCCTAACGAGGAAGCCCGTGCCCGTATCATGCAGATCCACTCCCGTAAAATGAACGTTAGCAATGATGTGAACTTCGAGGAACTGTCCCGATCCACGGATGACTTCAACGGCGCCCAGTGCAAGGCCGTTTGTGTGGAAGCTGGTATGATTGCACTGCGTCGCTCCGCCAATTCGGTTACGCACGAAGACTTCATGGATGCCATCATGGAAGTGCAGGCGAAGAAGAAGGCTAATCTTAACTACTACGCTTAG
- the LOC120453083 gene encoding succinate dehydrogenase [ubiquinone] cytochrome b small subunit, mitochondrial, translating to MTLSLLLRSAVRCNAANIVKSARITPLKSYSTLVANVQRKAVVQPLAVAKIAAPVVREISVSAPRMAAAGSSHTLLWTVERIVSAGLLAVIPAAFIAPSQVLDALLAISVVIHTHWGVEAMVVDYMRPSVVGNVLPKVAHIALIIISVAALGGLFYFIQNDVGLANGIKRFWAIKGKDTQKA from the exons ATGACCCTCTCGTTGCTCCTGCGTAGCGCTGTTCGTTGCAATG CCGCAAATATTGTTAAGTCGGCTCGCATCACGCCCCTGAAGAGCTACTCCACCCTGGTGGCCAATGTTCAGCGAAAGGCGGTGGTCCAGCCCCTTGCCGTGGCCAAGATTGCAGCG CCCGTCGTGCGCGAGATCTCCGTGAGTGCACCTCGTATGGCTGCCGCTGGATCCAGTCACACCCTCCTCTGGACTGTGGAGCGGATTGTGTCCGCCGGCCTGTTGGCCGTCATTCCAGCTGCCTTCATAGCTCCATCCCAGGTCTTGGACGCTCTTTTGGCCATCTCCGTCGTCATCCACACCCACTG GGGTGTTGAGGCCATGGTAGTGGACTACATGCGGCCATCTGTCGTTGGAAACGTCCTGCCCAAGGTAGCCCACATTGCGCTGATCATCATCTCGGTGGCCGCACTGGGTGGCCTTTTCTACTTCATCCAGAACGATGTGGGTCTGGCCAATGGCATCAAGCGATTCTGGGCCATCAAGGGCAAGGATACACAGAAGGCTTAA
- the LOC120453082 gene encoding phosphatidylglycerophosphatase and protein-tyrosine phosphatase 1, whose product MEMSAAMFARVSFYPTLLYNVLMEKASARNWYDRIDEHVILGALPFRSQANDLIEKENMKAVVSMNEDYELTAFSNNTEKWRKLGIEFLQLATTDIFESPNQEKLFRGVEFINKFLPLKQRIGGLSSSYQPENVGSVYVHCKAGRTRSATLVGCYLMMKNGWTPDQAVDHMRQCRPHILLHTKQWDALRLFYTNNVQAKS is encoded by the exons ATGGAGATGAGT GCTGCCATGTTCGCACGTGTGTCCTTCTACCCCACCCTGCTGTACAATGTCCTGATGGAGAAGGCCTCGGCCAGGAATTGGTACGATCGCATTGATGAGCATGTGATACTGGGAGCCCTGCCCTTTCGCAGCCAGGCCAATGAC CTCATTGAAAAGGAGAACATGAAGGCGGTGGTATCGATGAACGAGGACTACGAGCTGACCGCCTTCTCCAACAACACGGAGAAGTGGCGGAAGCTGGGCATTGAGTTTTTGCAACTGGCCACCACCGACATTTTTGAGTCGCCCAACCAGGAAAAGCTCTTCCGCGGCGTGGAGTTCATAAACAAGTTCCTGCCACTCAAGCAGAGGATTGGCGGTCTGAGTTCCTCTTACCAGCCGGAGAACGTGGGTTCCGTCTATGTGCACTGCAAGGCGGGTAGGACGCGAAGTGCTACTTTGGTGGGATGCTACCTAATGATG AAGAACGGCTGGACTCCGGATCAGGCAGTAGACCACATGCGTCAGTGCCGACCGCACATTCTGCTGCACACCAAACAATGGGATGCCCTTCGGTTATTCTACACAAACAATGTGCAGGCCAAGTCATGA